One Varibaculum prostatecancerukia genomic window, GTACCATTCCGGCCAGCATCACTGCTGCCATGAACTGATAGGACCCATCGGTAGCTTGCGATAGGCCGGCCGTACCTACCAGATAGGCGGCCTTATTGACCGGTCCGCCCAGGTCGAAGCACATCATCAGACCAATAATGATCCCCAACAAGATCGCCGAGGTACCGGCCATAGAGTTCAGCCAGTTCTGTAAGCCGCTCATCAAGGCTGCCAGGGGGCGACCGAGCAGCAGTAGCATTAATAGCCCCATTAGCAGGGTGGTTAGCAGTGGCACAATCGCCACCGGCATCAGTCCTGCTAGCCAACGCGGACATTTCAGAGTGGAGAGAGCATTAGCAATAATCCCGGCCAGAATCCCGGTCACCAGGCCGCCGATAAATCCGGCTCCCAGGGTTACCGAAATCGCGCCTCCAATGAAGCCAGGGGCGATGCCGGGACGTCCTGCCAGACCGAAGGAAATATATCCAGACAGCGCTGGCACCAAGAAACTCATTCCCGTTTGCCCCAGGAAGACCAACAGGGCTCCCAGGTAAAGCAACAATCCGGAGCGGTTAGTCATTATTTTGGCTTCCCCGAAGGGGCCAGAATCTGGCAGATTCCACAGCGAGAAGTTAAGGGAGATATCTTGCGCCGGGCCGGCCACATCATAACCGCCCAGCAGGAATCCCAAAGCGATTAGCAAACCGCCGGCTGCTACGAAGGGAATCATATAGGAAACCCCGGCCATCACTGCCTTTTGGATTCGCCGTGCCCAACCTACTTTCTCTTCCGGCTGCGCATCGCTAGTAGTGGCTACCGGAGCCGCATTCGGGTCTTTCTTTTTCGTCATTACCTCCCGAATTAGCTTTTCGGGATCGTTAATGGCCGCTTTTACTCCCACATCCACTATCGGGAGATGAGAAAAACGTTCCGGTGCCTGCACACTAACGTCGTGTGCAAATATCGCCCCGGAGGCGCAGGCAATCAAAGCCGGGTCTAGCCGGTCGATATGCCCGGATCCCTGTGCCTCCACATGTACGGGAATCCCCAGTTCTTTGCCTTTGTTAAGCAGCGAATCTGCCGCCATATAGGTGTGGGCAATCCCTGTGGGACAAGAAGTCACCGCTACCAGGTATTTCCCTTGGTCACCGCTGGATCCCGCTTCCGGTTTTACCGGAGCTACCGGGGCTGTAGGAGGATTCGCCGGAGCTTCCTTAGCCGCGGGCGCACTCTTGGAGGC contains:
- a CDS encoding PTS fructose transporter subunit IIABC; translation: MEDEKLIIPQLVSLDEPLGTDKDNVIAALAAKIALTGRAEQNGLISDLMAREAKSVTGMPGGIAIPHCRSQAVKVGSLAFARLAQPVDFGAKDGPADLIFMIAAAEGQGQAHLKLLQKLARKLVDKNFLATLRSADSADQVAEIIMEVVEPGSAAASKSAPAAKEAPANPPTAPVAPVKPEAGSSGDQGKYLVAVTSCPTGIAHTYMAADSLLNKGKELGIPVHVEAQGSGHIDRLDPALIACASGAIFAHDVSVQAPERFSHLPIVDVGVKAAINDPEKLIREVMTKKKDPNAAPVATTSDAQPEEKVGWARRIQKAVMAGVSYMIPFVAAGGLLIALGFLLGGYDVAGPAQDISLNFSLWNLPDSGPFGEAKIMTNRSGLLLYLGALLVFLGQTGMSFLVPALSGYISFGLAGRPGIAPGFIGGAISVTLGAGFIGGLVTGILAGIIANALSTLKCPRWLAGLMPVAIVPLLTTLLMGLLMLLLLGRPLAALMSGLQNWLNSMAGTSAILLGIIIGLMMCFDLGGPVNKAAYLVGTAGLSQATDGSYQFMAAVMLAGMVPPLAMALSSTVRPKLYSPAEQQNGKAAWLLGLSFISEGAIPFAAADPLRVIPSMMAGGAVTGAIAMALGVGCRAPHGGIFVLFAYTNIFGALVALVAGVAVAAAAVTFAKMRRKKPAAVKA